From Astyanax mexicanus isolate ESR-SI-001 chromosome 13, AstMex3_surface, whole genome shotgun sequence, the proteins below share one genomic window:
- the dnajc22 gene encoding dnaJ homolog subfamily C member 22: protein MAKLIVAYALWAVGGPMGLHHLYLRRDSHALLWMLTLGGFGVGWMREFFRLPAYVSEAKKKPEEVKRSSTTAPPVGLFRFAGQICVGIYFGSVALISLQSLSFFYLIVLPLSVGAGIHLVSCVGQQTSDLQKTLTTCIITSSIFYGSTLSPLPISIAASVTAAKNRRFKAKQRSGGQPEPMGPRLFRLSLAVLAFSAPLGYAVFHNTTATLYYISDCLAAILEMFWFFPWLRGALEYVLLLPYQILCALTGGSYYEESWRKVLEILLNEYSKREMDALKVLSVSEGATLEEITTSYRDLVKLWHPDHNPKQQDEAQQMFIQIQEAYETLMNRHRPRKRK, encoded by the exons ATGGCCAAACTAATAGTAGCCTATGCCCTGTGGGCAGTAGGAGGCCCTATGGGTCTTCATCACCTGTACCTCAGAAGAGATAGCCATGCTCTCCTGTGGATGCTCACTCTGGGAGGCTTTGGGGTCGGCTGGATGCGAGAGTTCTTCCGTCTCCCGGCCTACGTCAGTGAAGCCAAGAAGAAGCCTGAAGAAGTCAAACGTTCCTCCACCACTGCCCCACCGGTGGGCTTATTTCGCTTTGCTGGTCAGATCTGTGTGGGTATCTACTTTGGCTCAGTGGCTCTGATCAGTCTCCAATCTCTGAGCTTCTTCTATCTGATTGTGCTCCCGCTGAGCGTGGGGGCGGGCATCCATCTGGTGTCCTGCGTCGGCCAGCAGACATCTGACCTCCAGAAGACCCTCACTACCTGCATCATAACATCATCCATATTCTACGGCAGCACGCTCTCCCCTCTGCCCATCAGTATAGCAGCCAGTGTGACAGCAGCCAAGAACAGAAGATTCAAGGCTAAGCAACGTTCTGGAGGCCAGCCTGAGCCTATGG GGCCTCGTCTTTTTCGCCTGAGCCTGGCCGTGTTGGCGTTCTCAGCTCCTCTGGGATACGCCGTCTTTCACAACACCACGgctacactttactacatttcagATTGCTTGGCAGCGATCCTCGAGATGTTTTGGTTCTTCCCCTGGCTCAGGGGGGCCCTGGAGTATGTCCTGTTGCTGCCGTATCAGATCCTGTGCGCTCTGACAGGTGGGAGTTACTACGAGGAGAGCTGGAGGAAGGTGCTGGAAATACTTCTGAATGAGTACAGCAAAAGAGAGATGGATGCCCTGAAG GTGCTGTCAGTCTCTGAGGGGGCCACACTCGAGGAAATAACCACCAGCTACAGGGATCTGGTTAAATTATGGCACCCAGACCACAACCCCAAGCAGCAGGACGAGGCACAACAGATGTTCATTCAAATCCAGGAGGCATATGAGACACTTATGAACAGACATAGGCCACGAAAAAGGaagtga